The proteins below come from a single Bubalus kerabau isolate K-KA32 ecotype Philippines breed swamp buffalo chromosome 19, PCC_UOA_SB_1v2, whole genome shotgun sequence genomic window:
- the LOC129633776 gene encoding mitochondrial import inner membrane translocase subunit Tim8 B-like, with translation MELLLILIIQIYPGNWKRKMAELGEAGEAELQRLVAAEQQKAQFTAQVHHFMELCWDKCVEKPGNRLDSRTENCLSSCVDRFIDTTLAITSWFAQIVQRGGQ, from the coding sequence atGGAACTACTATTAATACTCATAATACAAATATACCCGGGTAACTGGAAACGCAAGATGGCGGAGCTGGGTGAGGCGGGTGAAGCCGAGTTGCAACGCCTGGTGGCGGCCGAACAGCAGAAAGCGCAGTTCACTGCACAGGTGCATCACTTCATGGAGCTATGTTGGGATAAATGTGTGGAGAAGCCAGGGAATCGCTTAGACTCGCGCACTGAAAATTGTCTCTCTAGCTGTGTGGACCGCTTCATCGACACTACTCTTGCTATCACCAGTTGGTTTGCCCAGATTGTACAGAGAGGAGGGCAGTAA